A stretch of the Ctenopharyngodon idella isolate HZGC_01 chromosome 14, HZGC01, whole genome shotgun sequence genome encodes the following:
- the afap1l1a gene encoding actin filament-associated protein 1-like 1 isoform X3, translating into MELLVTELNVLLKLLDHETLSCATEEKKTAVKNLLRQLQPSVTGKDYMYMNTSAYRNGTSFVESLFDTFDCDLGDLKVEIEDQKKEPKTNHTEHTVSKPSTTGSPPPLPNTPPPEDYYEEAVPLSPGKMPEYITSRSESRCCSSSPPNSIEDGYYEDAENNYPTTQVNGRRKNSYNDSDALSSSYESYDEEEEEKGQRLTHQWPSEENSMAPVRDCHICAFLLRKKRFGQWAKQLTVIRENRLQCYKSSKDQSPYTDIPLSLCNVIYVPKDGRRKKHELRFSLPGGEVLVLAVQSKEQAEKWLQVVRDVTGQGNGLDSPSSPMIPRKTEVDKWCSAEKQTSDSDSVPSGESARDGRENGKPKRGALSELTGTVSRAAGRKITRIISFSKRKPPLPGDSRMCLHQDPRCGYVGVLLNQCWREHWCRVRAGSLYLYHEKGEQRVPHTTVALKGCEVVPGLGPKHPFALRILKGGAELAALEVASCSEDMGRWLGVLLAETGSSADPESLHYDYVDVETIANIRTAARHSFLWATSTDSRTYDEVPFEAIEQENERLRGGAQTKRRSSFSSSDTGKPSSQITLKRHGSNANQYGRYGKTRAQEDARRYLKEKEDLETEIGSIRSALVSLRKKKREAKEKMKGATDKQRLALEERVAQLEDSCRVKEGERVDLELKLTQVKENLKKSLAGGEMETPTESKPTSKTQRTETQYIESFVPVNCASEMRKRPPSIYASTKGNVMQKAKEWESKKCT; encoded by the exons ATGGAGCTTTTGGTGACGGAGTTGAATGTGCTGTTGAAGCTGTTGGACCATGAGACCCTGAGCTGTGctacagaagagaagaaaacgGCCGTGAAAAACCTTCTGAGACAACTTCAGCCCTCAG TCACTGGAAAAGACTATATGTACATGAACACCTCAGCATACAGAAACGGAACCAGCTTTGTCGAATCTCTTTTTGATACGTTCG ATTGTGACCTCGGGGACCTGAAAGTTGAAATAGAGGATCAAAAGAAAGAGCCAAAGACAAACCACACCGAACACACTGTCTCCAAGCCA AGCACAACGGGCTCGCCACCCCCCCTACCCAACACGCCACCTCCAGAGGATTACTATGAAGAGGCCGTGCCACTCAGCCCTGGAAAGATGCCAGAATATATTACCAGCCGCAGTGAGTCTCGTTGCT GCAGCTCCAGCCCTCCTAATTCCATTGAAGATGGATATTACGAAGATGCTGAGAACAATTACCCAACAACACAAGTGAACGGACGACGCAAGAACTCCT ATAATGACTCGGATGCCTTAAGCAGTTCTTATGAATCATAtgatgaggaagaggaagagaaagGCCAGCGTTTGACGCACCAGTGGCCCTCAGAGGAGAACTCCATGGCTCCGGTGAGAGACTGCCATATCTGTGCCTTCCTACTAAGGAAGAAGCGCTTCGGCCAGTGGGCCAAACAGCTCACTGTCATCCGTGAAAACAGACTCCAG TGTTATAAAAGCTCTAAAGACCAGTCGCCCTACACGGATATACCACTTAGCCTGTGCAATGTCATCTACGTGCCCAAAGACGGCCGGAGGAAGAAGCACGAGCTCCGATTCTCTCTTCCCGGTGGAGAGGTGCTGGTGTTGGCCGTGCAGAGCAAGGAACAGGCCGAGAAATGGCTCCAA GTGGTGCGTGACGTTACAGGCCAGGGGAATGGGTTGGACAGCCCAtcatctcccatgattcctaGGAAGACTGAAGTGGATAAG TGGTGTTCTGCTGAGAAGCAAACCTCAGATTCTGACAGTGTGCCAAGTGGAGAAAGTGCTCGTGATGGCCGGGAAAATG GTAAACCCAAGCGAGGTGCACTGTCCGAGCTAACGGGCACCGTAAGCCGAGCTGCAGGAAGAAAGATCACAAGAATTATCAGTTTCTCCAAAAGAAAGCCTCCGTTGCCAGGAGACTCCCGCATGTGTCTCCACCAGGATCCCCGGTGTG gttATGTGGGAGTGTTGTTGAATCAGTGCTGGAGGGAACACTGGTGTCGTGTGCGGGCTGGATCTCTTTACCTTTACCACGAGAAAGGAGAACAGCGAGTCCCCCACACCACTGTGGCTCTGAAGGGCTGTGAGGTTGTCCCAGGCCTCGGGCCCAAACACCCCTTTGCCCTGAGGATACTGAAAGGAGGTGCAGAGCTAGCAGCTTTAGAGGTA GCGAGTTGTTCGGAGGACATGGGCCGCTGGCTGGGAGTCCTGTTGGCAGAAACCGGTTCCTCTGCTGACCCCGAGTCCCTACATTATGACTATGTAGATGTGGAAACTATCGCCAACATCCGCACGGCGGCCCGTCACTCTTTCCT ATGGGCAACCTCCACAGATTCACGCACCTATGATGAGGTCCCTTTTGAAGCCATAGAG CAGGAAAATGAGAGGTTGAGGGGAGGAGCACAAACGAAGCGTCGTTCTTCTTTCTCCAGCAGTGACACAGGAAAGCCCAGTTCACAAATCACCCTAAAGCGCCACGGCTCCA ACGCAAATCAATACGGGAGGTATGGGAAAACGCGGGCACAGGAGGACGCACGCCGctacttgaaagaaaaagaagaccTGGAGACAGAAATAGGCAGTATCAGAAGTGCACTAGTCTCACTGCGAAAGAAGAAACGAGAGGCAAAGGAGAAGATGAAGGGTGCAACGG ATAAGCAGAGATTGGCTTTAGAGGAGCGTGTCGCCCAGTTGGAGGACAGCTGCCGGGTGAAAGAGGGTGAGCGTGTGGATCTAGAGCTCAAGCTCACGCAGGTGAAGGAGAACCTAAAGAAATCTCTGGCTGGTGGAGAAATGGAGACGCCTACAGAGTCTAAACCTACAAGCAAG ACTCAAAGGACGGAGACTCAGTATATTGAGTCATTTGTCCCTGTCAACTGCGCATCTGAAATGCGTAAGCGACCTCCCTCCATCTATGCATCTACAAAGGGAAATGTTATGCAGAAAGCCAAG GAATGGGAATCGAAGAAGTGTACTTAG